The Rosa chinensis cultivar Old Blush chromosome 7, RchiOBHm-V2, whole genome shotgun sequence DNA segment GACTAAATACCCTGTTGCTAATTATGTGTCGACCCATAGGTTATCTAAACCATATGTAgcctttgtgaatcaattatcttctgtgtctcttcctagtaaagtgcaggatgccaTGAAGGATGAGAAGTGGATGAAAGCAATGACAGTCGAGATGGATGCTCTTGAGAAGAATTGTACGTGGGAGTTGGTGTCATTACCACCAGGGAAGAAGACAGTTGGTTGTCGGTGGGTGTATACAGTGAAACATAATTCGGATGGTTCAGTGGATCGGTACAAGGCGAGATTAGTGGCTAAAGGGTATACTCAGAAGTATGGAGTGGATTATGATGAGACATTTGCACCAGTGGCCAAAATTAACACAATTCGGGTACTTCTCTCATTAGCTGCTAATCTTAATTGGCCTTTGcaacagtttgatgttaagaatgcattcttgcatGGTGATCTGCATGAAGAAGTTTATATGGATTTGCCTCCTGGATATGGTACTTCCACTGGAGAGCAGGTGGTGTGCAAATTGAAGAAGTCGCTTTATGGCTTGAAGCAGTCTCCCAGAGCCTGGTTTGGCCGGTTCACcaagttcatgaagaaaattgggtATCGACAAAGCAATTCAGATCATACCTTGTTTCTTAAACATCGGTGTGGTAAAGTGACTGCCTTGATTatctatgttgatgacatggttgTGACAGGTGATGACATTGAGGAAATTCAAAGGTTACAAGGTCAGTTGTcctctgaatttgagatgaaagatttgggtaatttgaaatatttcttaggaattgaagttgctcgtgGCAAGGATTGTATTGTGTTGAGTCAGAGAAAGTATGTCCTAGACTTGCTGGCAGAAACAGGTATGCTTGATTGTAAACCGGCTGCTACTCCTATCGAGCAGAACCATCGGTTAGCAGAGTATATAGATCAAGTACCTACAAATAAAGGGAGataccagaggttagttggacggttgatttatttatcccacactagaccagatttagcttatgcagttagtgtggtgagtcagtttatgcataatcccAGTGAAGCCCATATGGATGCTGTATTTCGTATTTTGCAGTATTTAAAGTCTGCTCCAGGGAAGGGATTAATTTTTTCAAAATACAGTCACTTGGATGTTTCCGGATAtacagatgcagactgggcaggtAATATTACAGATCGCAGGTCTACTTCGGGCTACTTCACATTTGTGGGTGGTAATTTGGTtacttggaagagcaagaaacaaaaggtggtgGCTCGCTCCAGTGCAGAAGCAGaatatagaggaatggcccgaggactttgtgagatgttgtggttgagaaatttgttgagaGATTTGGGGTTCATGCAAAAAAAGGCTATGCCgctttattgtgataataaggctgcaattgaaattgctCATAATCCAGTTCAACATGATCGTACGAAACATGTAGAGGTagatcgacacttcattaaagagaagctgGATGCACAGGTCATTTTGTTTCCCTTCGTTCCTACTGAAGAGCAATTGGCGGATATTCTTACAAAGGCTCTATCGAGTAAAGCTttttatgactcacttgacaagttgggcatccgtgatctgtatgcaccaacttgagggggagtgttggacAGACAAAGGTGGCAGACAACCCCGAAAGGCTGGCAGACAACCCCGAAAGGCTGGCAGACAACCCCGAAAGGCTGGCTTAAATCATGCCTTATATTAGGAATATTGCTTTTTGTAATAATAGAGTTTTTTgtagatatgtatatatatgctctGTTAGTAGAGATCAAATACAACATTCCCAAAACATTCTCGTTCAGTTTGATATAGCCTTCACCAATAACGTGAATATGAAATGATTAATCTAATGCTTTTCTGTTACTTTTGATGATATTATACAGGTAGTTGCTGGGCGTTTTCAACGGTTGTAGCTGTTGAGGGCATCAACCAGATTAAGACAAAGAACCTTGTTTCATTGTCAGAGCAAGAGTTGGTTGACTGTGACACTCAACAGAATCAAGGATGCAGTGGGGGGCTGATGGAGTTGGCGTTCGAGTTCATCAAACAAAAGGGTGGCCTAACAACCGAGACAAACTACCCTTACAGAGCAACTGATTCAACATGCAATGCTGCAAAGGTAAAATAGATTTCATGCATGTACTTTTCAGGAAATATCTATTCAACACTTTAGGGACGACCCTTCgcagaagaaaatgaaatgacAAGGATTAACCTATTATGTTTTTGCAGGAAAACAGTCCAGTAGTGTCAATTGATGGTCATGAGTCGGTGCCTGCTAATAATGAAGATGCATTGCTCAAAGCAGCTGCAAACCAACCTATCGCTGTTGCCATAGACGCCGGAGGTTCTGATTTTCAATTCTACTCGGAGGTAAACTTACTAATAACAAACTATATTCACTTTAACAAATcggataaaaaattaaaaagtaggGAAACTACTTATAAGTCAGACATCTGAATGTGGCCGACTATGATTTGCAGGGAGTATATGATGGAAAATGTGGCACCGAGCTGGATCATGGAGTTGCGGTTGTGGGATATGGAACAACACTCGATGGAACCAATTACTGGACAGTCAAGAATTCTTGGGGCGACCAGTGGGGAGAAAAGGGTTACATAAGGATGGCTCGTGGTATTGCTGAGAAGGAGGGGAAATGTGGAATAGCAATGGAGGCCTCATACCCCATCAAAAACTCTTCAACTAATCCTACAGGAGCACCTACATCCTACCCAAAGGATGAACTCTAAAACGATACACAATTTATTTTAGCTTTTCTGATGTTGCTTCTGTTATAGCATAAGGTTTCATGACTCCTGGCCTCATGACCAAATAATATGTGTCTTTCACTTCGCAGAATTGGTTTTATCTCTAAGATCTGTAGTCTGTGACTGATTTATGAAACAACTTTGTCGAATTAATTTGTTGGACAAGTCTATCACATCCTGTTCCTACTTACTTCCTACCAAGGATAACTGAAATATGATGAAAGAGAAGCAACTAAACCAGAAAACTCATACAAAGTAACTTGACAAGAACTTTTTGATATATAAAAACACGTTGCATCATTTGCATATATGATATGAGCACTGCATACACTAAAACAAATAACAGATTCTGGATCCCAATTATGATGACAATGTTTCATTCGTCCATATCCAGTCGAGTTTCAACCTCGTTTATTTGTAACAAGTACAATATTGCCAATATAATTCAAGTAAACAGTTTGGTCACTTTGGTGCCTTTAGCATAATTGAACTGACATAGGTTTTTTTCAAATAGTAAGTAAACCAGCAAAGAGTTTTAATCATGCACGATGCATTAGCTTCTCAACCATAGCATCGAATAGGATCATTGCAACCCTTTTGAGCAGATTGTTTGTTGCCATTACCTCCTCCTTTTTCCAGATATTGCTGATGGTATTCCTCTGCCCTGTAAAACCTCTTTGCTGGAAGAATCTCTGTCACCACCCTCTTGTCCTTAAACTCCTTTTGCTTTGCTTCCTTCGATTCCTCGGCTAGACGAGCCTGCGTTTCGTTGTAGTAGTATATTCCAGATCGATATTGAGTTCCCACATCTCCACCCTAACACATAATTCATCCCATCAATCATAATATATCAATACACAACTGTGACAAGCCTTCAGACATTACACATTTGTTCTTAATTCTAAATGTTCCAAAATAGTTTCTTCCCAAGATCACTTGCACAGTAAAAGCATCCTTTTGATTCACCAATATGATTAAGAACCCATATGCAAATATTGAAAGTGCTTCTTCAACTCCAGAGAACACCCTTTCACAACGCCAAAGATCCCACAAATTTTAAATGTCACTCTATATTTTCTACCCATGATCACTTGCACACCAAAAGCATCCTCCTTTCATCGACTAACATTATTGGGATTCATTAACATGCATAACCCATATGAAAACAGTGAAagtgcttcttcttcaaccccACAAAATCACTTTTTCCAACtactattgaaaaaaaaaaaaaaaaaaaacttttggtgTAATGtgaaaaagattgaaactttaagcaacaaaattcaaatagggacaacaaaaaagaaagagaaccaAGTCTCTAGTACCTGGCGATTGAGGGTAGTTGGATCATGACGAGACCAAAAGACGGAAAGCAGGTCCGAATATGGGCAGACTTGCGGGTCGAACTGGACCCGAACCACCTCGGAGTGGTTAGTGGTTCCGGAGCAGACCAGCTTGTAATTCGGGTCGTGGATGTGGCCCTGGGAGTACCCAACCTCGGTCTTGACCACGCCGACGACCCGCTGAAACCTGAGCTCGGCTCCCCAGAAGCAACCCGACCCGAATTGAGCAAACTCGTGACCCGGGTTATCCGGAGTGTCCGAATCGGGGTCGAGAGCTGGGTTGGTAGTGGAAGCCATTCTGAGTTTGACTTCGGCAAGAGTGTTTCGGGCTTTATATGCAGAAATGTGATTGGTCTCGGAGATTGAATCTGCCCGCCAAAGCTAGTCAGATACAGACTGGTTGGAACGACGTGTCGTAGCATATCTGAAACGAATCTTCCTGGATTTTGCCGTCAGCATTAACAGTGAAGTGGACGTGCCGGAGTGGTTATCGGGCATGACTAGAAATCATGTGGGCTCTGCCCGCGCAGGTTCGAATCCTGCCGTCCACGTTTTTTTTAAAGCCCAATCCTCTTTTCCATTTTTGTAAGATTGGGTTTTGGGTAATGTACCGTATATATGTTAGGAAGTTTTGCTACCTTTTGTTTTCCAGATCAATTATTTAACAACAGGAGCTTTCTTTCACACATAACCAGCTGTTTTTTATGCAAACATAAGCTGATTCTAGCATTAAAGTAAATTTGTAGAAATAACATGTTGTCACGCATGTGGTTAAGTGACTTGTGTCGAAATTTAAAGTAGTTCATAATTAACAGTGACTATGTaatatagatttataatttGAATATATGCTCAAAATTGTAAAGAATGGGTAGGACACATGCACAACAAATTTTCGAACCTGCACATATTCCTAAGATTTAGGAAAGACGATGAAATTTTTTATAAAAGTTGGATGTATTCATTGAGAAGAAAAATTATTCAATACTTTGTAGGCTTTCGGGTTTGTGCATACCTCCAAGTCTTCCAACAAATGAGTAAACTGGCTACTTGAATTGAAGATGatattaatataaatataaattgaaCAACAGGAGGCCAAAGGTACATCAACGTGGTCGTGCCGGAGTGGTTATCGGGCATGACTAGAAATCATGTGGGCTTTGCCCGCGCAGGTTCGAATCCTGCCGACCAcgttttttggatttttgaataTCTTTTGCTTAAATGGGCTACACTTTGTACCAAGTACCAAACTTTAGCCTAATCCTGCTGGGCTTGGCCTAGGGCTAGGGCTAAATCATCTCGATCTCTACgtttttcttgttcttgatggtgaattcatttttaaatttttttttttttataagaattcAAAATGGTTTTGATTCAAAGAAAAAGGAGGTTCCTCTACGGCTCTACACCTCTTCAGTCAAAAATGTTTCAGGTCCCACGCATGGTATATCTTTCACGATAAAAAGTCTCAAGTTGCAAGGCCTAGCCTTTTGAATAATATTTGGACTAGTGGTGTTTGCACTATTGTGTTTGATACTTTTCTACTCCAAGAATCCAACCACTTTCTACTCCAGAATCCAACCACAGAGGTCCATGAGATGATTCCTTGTTGCCTAAGTGCTTATGACATAAATATTCCTTGTTGCATAAGTGCTTACATCTGTATATGATATCAAACCTTTGCATATCTGTTTCGCCCAAATTAACTTCCCCAAGTAGGATTCCAATTGACCCAGATGAATGCTTTGGAATTAATCATGGTGTATTGCAAATATGAAACACCAATAATTATAAATAGTCCTGTTAGAAATTTTGTTCCACAGTTGCCCCAATACTTTTCTTCAAAGTCTAACAAGGCaacaaataataataaagatGTCTTCAGTCTTTGACGCTGAATTATTAAATCATCAAGCATCTAAGTCATGGCTGCTGCTGCTTAGTACAGAGCATCTAGTCACTAAGTTCATTTCCATACACAACTTATGGTTTCAATTTTTGTAAACCTGACCTTGAAGGGGAATGGAGCACAGGTAATGGAAAATATAGAGTTCATTGAAGGCGACTTTGATTCTAGTTGCAGTAGTGTTTAACAACTTCATGTGTTTTGCTCTTTTCTGTTATGATTGTAGAGAACAGCAAATAGGGTACTCAACTAGGCATGAACAAGATTTAAGACACGTTATAGGGACTTGACATGCATAGTTTTTTGACAAATGTGTCTCGAAACAAAAGTCTTTGAATCCGCCTGCCGCTAGGGTCACCATTGATAACTCCTTTTCCAGCCAGAGAGCTCTGTAGACTCTCTAGTCATGATGTTACAACAACCTCGTTTCCTAGTGTTAGATGCGTAATTCTCCAGCACCTAAATTGGATGAAAAGATTATACGGCTTTAGAAATGTGGAAAAGACAGCAGCAGCAACAATGAgaccaaataaagaaaatatccCAAGTAGATTACAAAGGAAATAATTCTTGGTTGGGTCAGAGTTAATGTTCTTTCACTCCTATAATTACGTAGAACACTATATATTTTGTCAGTCTGCTTAGTGCTTAACATTAGAGTCCTACTCCTACTTTGCAATTTGCTAAAATGAAAGGGAAATATCGTCGGCCTCCCAATAACTTTCAATCAATTTATGTTCTGTTGGCGAGGTGTACTTAGACCTTTTAACTTTTAATCACTATATCAAACTTAGGGGCTAATAGATGAAATCGGTGgaatatttgaattttgtttatgagtttcTTGTTTTAAAACGAGGAGTCAATTTACCTGTGATGGTTTGTTTTCACCCATTTATTGTTGAATTAGATTGTCGTAAAACagttcattattatttttgtaacaTGCAATGCTTACTTTAGAGTGTTATTGTATAAAAAGGTAAATTGTTAGTGACCGAAATGAACGCGAGTAAATAATTTACATGCTTAGAGAGTGCATCCAAATGGCACATAAAATTGAGAGGAGTCTATTCTATCACAACAATTGAACTCAGTTTGACAATTCTAGAACCTCTGATTTTTTTCCTATCTATAATTGTGGAATATCTGTTTAAACTAGCTAAGGTGTGTATGCGAGTAACACATGTGGTCCCATATTGAACAACGGGTTATCTCCCATATTTAGTATTCCATTAAATGTATTTTTTAACCCCTTCATATAGCAAGGAAAAATAAAAGCTTatgaaagaaaacaataaaacaaagaagatttccaatcaccaacattTGAATTCGATTGAGAAAACAGTCCTGGCTACTTGTGGTAGTTGAGGCTTCGACGTCAGAGCATAATACACGTTTTCAAGGTTTCTTCCTTATCGAGGTATAGAAAATGTTTTTATATATCCTACTGTTTTTTAGGTTCAAAAATATAATAGTCAGTTTCATAATGTACACGATAAAAATCATTCtctaataaaaaaagagaaaatttttaTTTAGTTTCTCTATAAAAAATTAGAAACCACACAATATACCTTTATTGATAAAATATGTTAATAATTTATCGTTAAATCACTCTTCTAGAATTATCTTCACAAAAAATCAACTACATTGAAAATCATTGACTCTTCCAATATTTGGTATcagtccatatatatatatatatatatatatatatatatatatatataagatgacGATGGTAGTATCCGTAAAACTAAACGAATTCTGGTTTAACTAGTCCCTTTGAAGGATTACCTACATTAGCAGTTCGGATCATCGGACTACATGCCTCTGGTGAGGTTGATTGTGCTTTTCTCGTTTGCAGTAACCTTACTAGAGATTAGAGAAGCCATGGTTAAAGAAGACAAAGATGAGATGAGTGCTTCACCAAACTAATAGAATCTTTATTGCCAACAAATTACTAATATACATATCAAAAGATGACACCAACTGGACATACAATACTGCCCCAATCTTGGCAACAAAACAAAGTTCAACCCCATTCTCAAATTGGGGTTGATTTCCCTCCTCACCTTTACCCTCATTGATAAAAAGGGGGTGTGACATATTGGGACAACACTAACCAAAACTCCCACCTCAATATACAACAGACCAGAGAGACATATTGGCATTTGGGGTAAAATCGAAATGCTGTAACAATCCatttttcatcatcatcatcactaaCTTGTGGCGAGACCCTAATTAATTTAATCACAGTCTGAAGCTTCCAATTCCATGATCACCGCAGTGGCTTCTGGTTTCGCCGAGTTGAtcctcctctctcttcctcttagcCAGAGCCAGAGAAGATATGGCTTTGGCTGATACAACCTTCCTCACCAGCAGTTTCCACCTTGCATCATCTCTCTTCTTCTCGTGTATCAATTTCAACTTGAACTGTCTGTCATATTCCGAAAACAAAAACCGAATAAATAAATATCAATGCTAGCTGGTAAATAGTAGATGCTCATAATTGACTTGATGTGCACTACCGTCTATTGCTGCAAAAGAAAGTGACAACTAGAAGAACCTTAACCCCACATTCCATGATATTTATGCAGGCAATGGGTTAAAGAGtctaagaaaaaaaatcaaaatccgaaTCTTTCTCGACGGCCAACATTCCTCTAAATTTTCACGTCTtaagatatttcttcacttgaTGGAATCCTTTCACCAATAAAACAAAAGGGTTTGGAAGGGGAAGGGAAAATGCTCACGTTCATTTTCAACTTGAGGTGAACCTAATTTTTGGCTTCATAAGCCCACCTCCTGTCACCTTCCTTCCGATTAAAGTGTGATGTACGGGCTGTCACATATacatcattcattcattgaatCTAATGAGATGACAGGAACACCGTATAAAGATGTCGACGAGAAAATTATGTTGATTCTAACGATTGATCTACTAATATCATAACATGCCAAGTAACCTAATACgagaacatgccatatatagtATAGAGCTTGAGCAATTATGACATACCACCCTGCACTAAATATAGAGTCCATTTTTCACATGGAGAACACAGTACGTGGGTATGGGTTGGCATGAGTTGGGGTTCCACCACCACCATTCCCAGAAGATACCTCAGTCATTGAAGTAGGTCTCAATGATTTTATTCCCACTTTATGAGATTCCAAACCAGAAAATAGCCAACTACTCTAAGAAGTGAGGTTTTATAATTAGTCTAACTTCAGGTCATGCACCACATTTAAACAAATACTTAAGCAAACCAAATCAATTAATTTAATTAGCACATAAAATCACTCGACATCATACCTACTATTTCTTTTTGCTTCTTTACTCAAATATAGCAACTTGATGGTTAAATTactgaaaaagaaataaagttaATACCTGCAAAGGGGAACTCGGCAA contains these protein-coding regions:
- the LOC121048763 gene encoding vignain-like is translated as MGPRYSHRIVFNSTKPREMEMKKFLLVAALSLALVIGVAESFDYHERDLASEDSLWDLYERWRSHHTVSRSIDEKHKRFNVFKENVRHVHNTNKEDRPYKLKLNKFADMTNHEFRSAYAGSKVKHHRMLRGQRSGDGAFRYANVDSIPPSVDWRKNGAVTPVKDQGQCGSCWAFSTVVAVEGINQIKTKNLVSLSEQELVDCDTQQNQGCSGGLMELAFEFIKQKGGLTTETNYPYRATDSTCNAAKENSPVVSIDGHESVPANNEDALLKAAANQPIAVAIDAGGSDFQFYSEGVYDGKCGTELDHGVAVVGYGTTLDGTNYWTVKNSWGDQWGEKGYIRMARGIAEKEGKCGIAMEASYPIKNSSTNPTGAPTSYPKDEL
- the LOC112177391 gene encoding peptide methionine sulfoxide reductase, producing MGENKPSQLWRADSISETNHISAYKARNTLAEVKLRMASTTNPALDPDSDTPDNPGHEFAQFGSGCFWGAELRFQRVVGVVKTEVGYSQGHIHDPNYKLVCSGTTNHSEVVRVQFDPQVCPYSDLLSVFWSRHDPTTLNRQGGDVGTQYRSGIYYYNETQARLAEESKEAKQKEFKDKRVVTEILPAKRFYRAEEYHQQYLEKGGGNGNKQSAQKGCNDPIRCYG